A stretch of the Peromyscus leucopus breed LL Stock chromosome 10, UCI_PerLeu_2.1, whole genome shotgun sequence genome encodes the following:
- the Lgi2 gene encoding leucine-rich repeat LGI family member 2 — MALRRGGGALGLLLLSAACLIPPSAQVRRLARCPATCSCTKESIICVGSSWVPRIVPGDISSLSLVNGTFLEIKDRMFSHLPSLQLLLLNSNSFTVIRDDAFAGLFHLEYLFIEGNKIETISRNAFRGLRDLTHLSLANNHIKALPRDVFSDLDSLIELDLRGNKFECDCKAKWLYLWLKMTNSTVSDVLCIGPPEYQEKKLNDVTSFDYECTTTDFVVHQTLPYQSVSVDTFNSKNDVYVAIAQPSMENCMVLEWDHIEMNFRSYDNITGQSIVGCKAILIDDQVFVVVAQLFGGSHIYKYDESWTKFVKFQDIEVSRISKPNDIELFEIDDETFFIIADSSKAGLSTVYKWNSKGFYSYQSLHEWFRDTDAEFVDIDGKSHLILSSRSQVPIILQWNKSSKKFVPHGDIPNMEDVLAVKSFRMQNTLYLSLTRFIGDSRVMRWNSKQFVEVQALPSRGAMTLQPFSFKDNHYLALGSDYTFSQIYQWDKEKQQFKKFKEIYVQAPRSFTAVSTDRRDFFFASSFKGKTKIFEHIIVDLSL, encoded by the exons ATGGCGCTGCGGAGAGGCGGCGGGGCGCTGGGGTTGCTGCTGCTGAGCGCCGCGTGCCTCATCCCGCCGAGCGCGCAGGTGAGGCGGTTGGCGCGCTGCCCCGCCACTTGCAGCTGTACCAAGGAGTCCATCATCTGCGTGGGCTCCTCCTGGGTGCCCAGAATCGTGCCTGGCGACATCAGCTCCCT GAGCCTAGTCAATGGAACATTTTTGGAAATCAAGGACCGAATGTTTTCCCATCTGCCTTCCCTGCAGCTGCT ATTGCTGAATTCTAACTCATTCACGGTGATCCGGGATGATGCCTTTGCTGGCCTTTTTCATCTCGAATACCT GTTCATCGAAGGGAACAAAATAGAAACCATTTCAAGAAACGCCTTTCGGGGTCTCCGTGACCTGACTCACCT ttctttggCCAACAACCACATTAAAGCACTTCCAAGGGACGTCTTTAGTGATCTAGATTCTCTTATTGAACT aGATTTAAGGGGTAATAAATTTGAATGTGACTGCAAAGCCAAATGGTTGTATCTATGGCTGAAGATGACCAATTCCACTGTGTCTGATGTGCTGTGTATTGGTCCACCAGAATACCAGGAGAAGAAGCTCAACGATGTGACCAGCTTTGACTACGAGTGTACCACCACAG ATTTCGTCGTTCACCAGACTCTGCCGTACCAGTCAGTGTCGGTCGACACGTTCAACTCCAAGAACGACGTGTACGTGGCCATCGCTCAGCCCAGCATGGAGAACTGCATGGTGTTGGAGTGGGACCACATAGAAATGAATTTCCGGAGTTATGACAACATCACAG GCCAGTCCATCGTAGGCTGCAAGGCCATCCTCATCGATGACCAGGTCTTTGTGGTGGTGGCCCAGCTCTTCGGTGGCTCTCACATTTACAAATACGACGAGAGCTGGACCAAGTTTGTCAAATTCCAAGACATAGAAGTGTCTCGCATTTCTAAGCCCAATGACATCGAGCTGTTTGAGATTGATGACGAGACGTTCTTCATCATCGCCGACAGCTCGAAAGCAGGCCTGTCCACCGTTTACAAGTGGAACAGCAAAGGGTTCTACTCATACCAGTCTCTACATGAGTGGTTCCGGGACACAGATGCCGAGTTTGTTGACATCGATGGGAAGTCACACCTCATCCTGTCTAGCCGCTCCCAGGTCCCCATTATCCTGCAGTGGAACAAAAGCTCGAAGAAGTTTGTCCCCCACGGTGACATCCCCAACATGGAGGATGTGCTGGCTGTGAAGAGCTTCCGGATGCAGAACACCCTCTACCTTTCCCTCACCCGTTTCATCGGGGACTCTCGGGTCATGAGATGGAACAGTAAGCAGTTTGTGGAGGTCCAAGCTCTCCCGTCCCGGGGGGCCATGACCTTGCAGCCCTTCTCCTTCAAAGATAACCACTACCTGGCCCTGGGGAGTGACTACACCTTCTCACAGATCTACCAGTGGGATAAAGAGAAACAGCagtttaaaaagtttaaagaaatctATGTGCAGGCTCCCCGGTCTTTCACAGCTGTCTCCACCGACAGGAGAGATTTCTTTTTTGCATCCAGTTTCAAAGGGAAGACAAAGATTTTTGAACATATCATTGTTGATTTAAGTTTGTGA